A window from Bosea sp. ANAM02 encodes these proteins:
- a CDS encoding 6-carboxytetrahydropterin synthase, producing the protein MFSVEVRDRIMIGHSLPDPFFGPAQNMHGATFVVDVAFFRETLNKQNVVVDIGAALDTLAETLKPLKYQNLDVLPQFAGMLTTTEFLCKHIFDTMAAAAKSGALGADGAGLDRIRVTLHETDLARASYEGALA; encoded by the coding sequence ATGTTTTCCGTCGAAGTCCGCGACCGCATCATGATCGGCCATTCCCTGCCCGATCCCTTCTTCGGTCCGGCGCAGAACATGCACGGCGCCACCTTCGTGGTCGATGTCGCCTTCTTCCGGGAAACGCTGAACAAGCAGAACGTCGTCGTCGATATCGGCGCCGCGCTCGACACCCTCGCCGAGACGCTGAAGCCGCTGAAATACCAGAATCTCGATGTCCTCCCTCAATTCGCAGGGATGCTGACCACCACCGAATTCCTCTGCAAGCACATCTTCGACACCATGGCGGCCGCGGCGAAATCCGGCGCGCTCGGCGCCGATGGCGCGGGGCTGGACAGGATTCGCGTGACGCTCCACGAGACCGATCTCGCCCGCGCCAGCTACGAGGGCGCGCTCGCGTGA
- the mdoH gene encoding glucans biosynthesis glucosyltransferase MdoH encodes MNQRPAPTTFRRAAQEAGPNGLTPAGLQAETVLHRRRFLVLALNLVTLALLFAGLAHVLGAGGWSVADVAIFVAFLFGAPWTVLGFWNAAIGLWLLHGKADGLDEVAPFAVAGDQAMPLTLRTAVLMTLRNEDPARAFRRLKVVKDSLDTTGEGAWFDYFVLSDTNDPAVATAEEQLAEAWARELGDPARVTYRRRDENAGFKAGNLRDFCERWGERYELMLPLDADSVMAGATILSMARMMQAHPKLGILQSLVVGMPSKSAFARIFQFGMRHGMRPYTMGSAWWGGDCGPFWGHNALVRIAPFREHCHLPVLPGGPPLGGAVMSHDQVEATLMRRAGYEVRVLPVEGGSWEENPPTMLEFAKRDLRWCLGNLQYLKLLDIAGLKPMSRFQLVWAILMFLGLPAWTLMIALLPLKVLEDRGIADYPVVPAAGLYLLFLAMYLSPKLAGFADILLTQGGVARYGGKARFLASAAIELVFSFLQGAVSSFRTTLFMIGLVFGRATIGWNGQARDAHALSFATAFAGLWPHLLFGAWLFVTLGLMAPSVLIWSLPLTAGYVLAIPFAMLTAAPACGAWLARRGLCGIPEDFDLPPVLDAIRERQAA; translated from the coding sequence ATGAACCAGCGCCCCGCTCCGACCACGTTCCGGCGGGCGGCGCAAGAGGCCGGGCCGAACGGTCTGACCCCGGCCGGGCTGCAGGCGGAAACGGTGCTGCACCGCCGGCGGTTCCTCGTCCTAGCCCTGAATCTCGTCACGCTGGCGCTGCTGTTTGCGGGGCTGGCGCACGTGCTGGGCGCGGGCGGCTGGAGCGTCGCGGATGTCGCGATCTTCGTCGCCTTCCTGTTCGGGGCGCCCTGGACCGTGCTCGGCTTCTGGAACGCGGCGATCGGCCTCTGGCTCTTGCATGGCAAGGCGGACGGGCTTGACGAGGTCGCGCCCTTTGCCGTGGCGGGTGATCAGGCGATGCCGCTCACCCTGCGCACGGCGGTGCTGATGACCTTGCGCAACGAGGACCCGGCGCGCGCCTTCCGGCGGCTCAAGGTCGTCAAGGACAGCCTCGACACGACCGGCGAGGGCGCCTGGTTCGACTATTTCGTGCTGTCGGATACGAACGACCCGGCCGTCGCCACGGCCGAGGAGCAACTGGCCGAGGCCTGGGCGCGCGAACTCGGCGACCCGGCACGGGTAACCTATCGCCGCCGCGATGAGAATGCCGGGTTCAAGGCCGGCAATCTCCGCGATTTCTGCGAGCGCTGGGGCGAGCGCTACGAATTGATGCTGCCGCTCGATGCCGACAGCGTCATGGCGGGCGCGACGATCCTGAGCATGGCCCGAATGATGCAGGCGCATCCGAAGCTCGGAATCCTGCAAAGTCTCGTGGTCGGCATGCCCAGCAAATCGGCCTTCGCCCGCATCTTCCAGTTCGGCATGCGCCACGGCATGCGGCCCTACACCATGGGCTCGGCCTGGTGGGGCGGCGATTGCGGGCCGTTCTGGGGCCATAATGCGCTGGTGCGGATCGCGCCGTTCCGCGAGCACTGCCATCTGCCGGTGCTGCCGGGTGGGCCGCCGCTGGGCGGAGCGGTGATGAGCCATGACCAGGTCGAAGCGACCCTGATGCGCCGCGCCGGCTACGAAGTGCGCGTGCTGCCGGTCGAAGGCGGAAGCTGGGAAGAGAACCCGCCGACCATGCTGGAATTCGCCAAGCGCGACCTGCGCTGGTGCCTCGGCAACCTGCAATATCTCAAGCTGCTCGACATTGCAGGCCTGAAGCCGATGAGCCGCTTCCAGTTGGTCTGGGCGATCCTGATGTTCCTCGGCCTTCCGGCCTGGACGCTGATGATCGCGCTCCTGCCGCTGAAGGTCTTGGAGGACCGGGGGATCGCCGACTATCCGGTCGTGCCGGCTGCCGGGCTCTATCTCCTGTTCCTGGCGATGTATCTTTCGCCGAAGCTCGCCGGCTTTGCCGACATCCTGCTCACGCAGGGCGGTGTCGCACGCTATGGCGGCAAGGCGCGGTTCCTGGCGTCGGCCGCGATCGAGCTCGTGTTTTCGTTCCTGCAGGGTGCGGTCTCGAGCTTCCGGACGACGCTGTTCATGATCGGGCTCGTTTTCGGTCGGGCGACCATCGGCTGGAACGGGCAGGCGCGAGACGCCCATGCGCTGTCCTTCGCCACGGCCTTCGCGGGCCTGTGGCCGCATCTGCTGTTCGGCGCCTGGCTCTTCGTCACTTTGGGCTTGATGGCGCCTTCCGTGTTGATCTGGTCGCTGCCGCTCACCGCGGGCTACGTGTTGGCGATTCCCTTCGCCATGCTGACGGCGGCGCCGGCCTGCGGTGCCTGGCTGGCGCGACGCGGGCTTTGCGGCATCCCCGAGGATTTCGACCTGCCGCCGGTGCTTGACGCGATCCGCGAAAGGCAAGCCGCATGA
- a CDS encoding FkbM family methyltransferase, which yields MNAVTYPKGTVKALSRSLRVYHGDKERHAAMDRLYRAFLASGDLAFDIGAHVGDRVSSFRRLGARVVALEPQPGPARVIRLIHRRDPLVILVEAACADREGSIGLRINSANPTVSTASAAFIGAAEGAGGWEGQVWDHEITVPCTTLDRLIQRYGLPKLLKIDVEGFEAHVLAGLTRAVPVISFEFTTIQRDVAEACLALLETLGPYRFNVAIGESQRLELAEPASAEAMGDYLRGLPHEANSGDVYAILTA from the coding sequence ATGAACGCCGTCACCTATCCCAAGGGAACGGTGAAGGCGCTCTCGCGCTCCCTGCGCGTCTACCACGGCGACAAGGAGCGCCATGCGGCGATGGACCGGCTCTACCGGGCCTTTCTGGCGTCAGGCGATCTCGCCTTCGATATCGGCGCCCATGTCGGTGACCGGGTCTCCTCCTTCCGCCGGCTCGGCGCGCGCGTCGTGGCGCTGGAGCCGCAGCCCGGTCCGGCCCGCGTCATCCGCCTGATCCACCGGCGCGATCCGTTGGTGATTCTCGTCGAGGCGGCCTGCGCCGATCGTGAGGGCTCGATCGGGCTCAGGATCAACAGCGCGAATCCCACCGTCTCGACCGCCTCGGCCGCCTTCATCGGTGCTGCCGAAGGTGCGGGCGGTTGGGAAGGGCAGGTCTGGGACCATGAGATCACGGTGCCCTGCACCACGCTCGACCGCCTGATCCAGCGCTACGGCCTGCCGAAACTGCTCAAGATCGATGTCGAGGGCTTCGAGGCTCATGTGCTGGCCGGGCTGACCAGGGCCGTGCCGGTAATCTCCTTCGAGTTCACGACGATCCAGCGCGATGTCGCCGAGGCCTGCCTCGCGCTGCTGGAAACGCTCGGCCCCTACCGCTTCAATGTCGCCATCGGCGAAAGCCAACGGCTGGAACTCGCTGAGCCGGCGAGCGCGGAAGCGATGGGCGACTACCTGCGCGGCCTGCCGCATGAGGCCAACTCGGGCGATGTCTACGCCATCCTGACGGCCTGA
- the otnI gene encoding 2-oxo-tetronate isomerase has protein sequence MPRFAANLSMMFTEWEFLDRFKAAAEAGFEAVEFLFPYEHTPEQVGLALAGGELTQALYNLPPGDFTRGERGLASLAGREDEFRASVDKALSYVHETGVKRLHMMAGLADANDPVAQKTYRASLAYAADRLGEQGVELLLEPINGKDIPGYFLNDFDRAAAYVRESGRPNVRLQFDMYHCELIHGDVSAKLKALYPLVGHVQIARANGRHEPDASGPDYPVLFNELDGLGYDGFVGCEYRPEAGTLEGLGWFAPWRKPL, from the coding sequence ATGCCGCGTTTTGCCGCCAACCTGTCGATGATGTTCACTGAATGGGAGTTCCTCGATCGCTTCAAGGCGGCCGCCGAGGCGGGGTTCGAAGCGGTCGAGTTCCTCTTTCCCTACGAGCATACGCCCGAGCAGGTCGGCCTTGCGCTGGCCGGCGGAGAGCTGACGCAGGCGCTCTACAATCTCCCGCCCGGCGATTTCACCAGGGGTGAACGCGGCCTCGCCTCGCTCGCCGGGCGCGAAGACGAGTTCCGGGCCTCGGTCGACAAGGCGCTTTCCTATGTTCATGAGACCGGCGTCAAGCGCCTGCATATGATGGCGGGGCTGGCCGACGCGAACGACCCCGTCGCTCAGAAGACCTATCGGGCCTCGCTCGCCTATGCCGCCGACAGGCTCGGCGAGCAGGGCGTCGAGCTGCTGCTGGAGCCGATCAACGGCAAGGACATACCGGGCTATTTCCTCAACGACTTCGACCGGGCGGCGGCGTATGTCCGCGAATCCGGCCGGCCGAATGTTCGTTTGCAATTCGACATGTACCATTGCGAGCTGATCCATGGCGACGTCTCGGCGAAGCTCAAGGCGCTCTATCCGCTTGTGGGCCATGTCCAGATCGCCCGTGCCAATGGCCGTCACGAACCCGACGCCTCCGGGCCGGACTATCCGGTGCTGTTCAACGAGCTCGACGGTCTCGGCTATGACGGCTTCGTCGGCTGCGAGTACCGGCCGGAGGCCGGCACGCTCGAAGGCCTCGGCTGGTTCGCGCCCTGGCGGAAGCCGCTCTGA